One window from the genome of Pseudomonas frederiksbergensis encodes:
- a CDS encoding LacI family DNA-binding transcriptional regulator: MSNIREVARLAGVSVATVSRTLKSPERVLPETRDKVNAAVQQAGYRPNLMAVQFRSRRTGNLVILVPKIANTFFARVISGAQQAAQAAGYRLLLCDTQGREAIEQEFAGLVYAHQADGVIQLRASDPFVSLPPGTDALPLVNACEVVKDAPYPTISLDNRGAARAMTEHLIGLGHRRIGIIKGPRSSPLTLDRVAGYRDALHKAGIAVAPELVCHGDFTLKAGYEGAGTMLALADRPTALFCENDEMAIGALKRIKQMGLRVPEDISLVGFDDIPFAAYCDPPLTTISQPAETFGHKSVEMLIALIEKQPIAQMHVRLPFELTVRGSSAAPGSYAV; encoded by the coding sequence TTGTCCAATATCCGTGAAGTTGCGCGGCTGGCCGGAGTGTCGGTGGCAACGGTGTCCAGAACGCTGAAATCCCCGGAGCGGGTGTTGCCCGAGACCCGGGACAAAGTCAACGCAGCGGTGCAGCAGGCCGGTTATCGACCGAACCTGATGGCGGTGCAGTTTCGCTCCCGACGCACCGGCAACCTGGTGATTCTCGTGCCGAAGATCGCCAACACTTTTTTCGCCCGGGTCATCAGCGGCGCCCAACAAGCGGCGCAAGCGGCCGGCTATCGGCTGCTGCTGTGCGACACCCAGGGCCGCGAAGCCATCGAGCAGGAATTCGCCGGGCTGGTATACGCCCATCAGGCCGACGGCGTGATCCAGTTGCGCGCCAGCGATCCCTTTGTCTCACTGCCTCCCGGCACGGACGCGCTGCCACTGGTCAACGCCTGCGAAGTGGTCAAGGACGCGCCCTACCCGACCATCAGCCTGGACAACCGCGGCGCCGCGCGAGCCATGACCGAGCATTTGATCGGACTCGGCCACCGACGCATCGGCATCATCAAGGGCCCGCGCAGCAGCCCCCTGACCCTCGACCGCGTGGCCGGTTACCGGGACGCGCTGCACAAGGCCGGTATCGCCGTTGCCCCTGAACTGGTCTGCCACGGCGACTTCACCCTCAAGGCCGGCTACGAAGGTGCCGGGACGATGCTGGCCTTGGCCGATCGCCCCACCGCGCTGTTCTGCGAGAACGATGAAATGGCCATCGGCGCACTCAAGCGCATCAAGCAGATGGGCTTGCGCGTGCCCGAGGACATCTCCCTGGTGGGCTTCGACGATATTCCGTTCGCCGCGTATTGCGATCCGCCGCTGACGACCATTTCCCAACCGGCCGAAACCTTTGGCCACAAATCGGTGGAAATGCTCATCGCGCTGATCGAGAAACAACCTATCGCCCAGATGCACGTGCGGTTGCCGTTCGAACTGACCGTGCGCGGCAGTAGCGCCGCGCCAGGCAGCTACGCTGTTTAA
- a CDS encoding Gfo/Idh/MocA family oxidoreductase, whose product MNPVAPKIRMGFVGGGEGAFIGQAHRQAAGLDGGFELVCGAFSRDPHNNRQTGAALGLAASRCYHDWQQMLDAQALLPLDQRMELLVIVTPNHLHAPIASQALKAGFHVFSEKPAALNLKELLALKDVLQGSRCLYGLAHTYLGYPMVWQAREMVRSGVIGHVRKVFVEYPQGWLSQDVAAHGNKQAEWRDDPAQSGLGGCIGDIGTHAFSLAEFVADQPIQQLCATLGTHVPGRQLDDDVAMLFKMKDGASGVLLASQVCTGEENPLKIRVYGDKGALEWRQEEPSSLIHRAFDQPLSILRAGVGQPWLCEAATQRMRLPAGHPEGYLEAMANLYGDFARAIRARGEGPDVPGVPGIETGLRGMAFIEAAIINHRGEAKWTALETGESLL is encoded by the coding sequence ATGAATCCTGTAGCACCAAAAATAAGAATGGGCTTCGTGGGCGGTGGGGAGGGCGCGTTCATCGGCCAGGCCCATCGCCAGGCCGCGGGCCTGGACGGCGGTTTCGAGCTGGTGTGCGGCGCGTTCAGCCGCGACCCGCACAACAACCGGCAGACCGGCGCGGCGCTGGGGCTGGCCGCCTCGCGTTGTTATCACGATTGGCAACAGATGCTCGACGCCCAGGCGCTGCTGCCGCTGGATCAGCGCATGGAATTGCTGGTGATCGTCACGCCCAATCACCTCCACGCACCGATTGCCAGCCAGGCATTGAAGGCCGGTTTCCACGTGTTCAGCGAGAAGCCCGCCGCGCTGAACCTCAAGGAACTGTTGGCCCTCAAGGACGTGTTGCAAGGCAGTCGCTGCCTCTACGGCCTGGCCCATACCTACCTGGGTTATCCGATGGTCTGGCAGGCGCGGGAGATGGTGCGCTCGGGCGTGATCGGCCATGTGCGCAAAGTGTTTGTCGAATACCCCCAAGGCTGGCTGAGCCAGGATGTCGCCGCCCATGGCAACAAGCAGGCCGAGTGGCGAGACGATCCGGCCCAGTCCGGCTTGGGCGGTTGCATCGGCGACATCGGCACCCACGCGTTTTCCCTGGCGGAGTTCGTCGCGGATCAACCAATCCAGCAGCTCTGCGCCACCCTCGGCACCCATGTTCCGGGGCGGCAGTTGGACGATGACGTCGCAATGTTGTTCAAGATGAAGGACGGCGCCAGCGGCGTGCTGCTCGCCAGCCAGGTCTGCACCGGCGAAGAGAACCCGCTGAAAATCCGTGTCTACGGCGACAAAGGCGCGCTGGAGTGGCGCCAGGAAGAACCCTCGAGCCTGATCCACCGCGCCTTCGACCAACCGCTAAGCATCCTGCGCGCCGGTGTCGGCCAGCCTTGGCTGTGCGAAGCGGCGACCCAGCGCATGCGTTTGCCGGCAGGGCATCCGGAAGGTTATCTGGAGGCCATGGCCAACCTCTACGGCGATTTCGCCCGGGCCATTCGCGCCCGTGGCGAAGGTCCCGATGTGCCTGGCGTACCCGGCATCGAAACCGGCTTGCGCGGCATGGCGTTTATCGAGGCCGCGATCATCAATCATCGGGGCGAGGCAAAGTGGACCGCGCTGGAAACCGGAGAGTCGCTGCTGTGA
- a CDS encoding sugar phosphate isomerase/epimerase family protein, translated as MNTHDQTPSGLRGPAIFLAQFMSDEAPFDSLANIARWAASQGYKAIQVPTLGTRYIDLARAAESQDYCDELMATCAAAGVEISELSTHLQGQLVAVHPAFDALFDDFAPGHLRGQPQARTEWAIEQLKLAARASERLGLKAHATFSGALLWPYMYPWPQRPSGLVEQGFAELARRWRPILDCFDAAGVDLCYEIHPGEDLHDGASFERFLEAVEHHPRAAILYDPSHLLLQQMDYLGFIDRYHARIRMFHVKDAEFRPDARSGVYGGYQGWVDRPGRFRSLGDGQIDFKAIFSKLTQYGFDGWAVLEWECCLKDSQQGAAEGAAFIQRHMITRTAKAFDDFAGVTADEASNRRLLGLPPMPMT; from the coding sequence GTGAATACCCACGACCAAACTCCGAGTGGCCTGCGCGGGCCGGCGATTTTCCTGGCGCAATTCATGTCCGATGAAGCGCCGTTCGACAGCTTGGCAAACATCGCCCGATGGGCGGCATCGCAAGGCTACAAAGCCATCCAGGTGCCAACCCTGGGCACGCGCTACATCGACCTGGCCCGGGCCGCCGAGAGCCAGGACTATTGCGACGAACTCATGGCCACTTGCGCAGCGGCAGGCGTCGAGATCAGCGAATTGTCGACGCACCTGCAAGGGCAACTGGTGGCGGTGCACCCGGCGTTCGACGCGCTGTTCGACGACTTCGCCCCCGGCCATCTGCGCGGCCAGCCCCAGGCGCGCACCGAGTGGGCCATCGAACAATTGAAACTGGCCGCCCGCGCCAGCGAACGCTTGGGCCTCAAGGCCCACGCGACGTTCTCCGGTGCGTTGTTGTGGCCGTACATGTACCCGTGGCCGCAGCGTCCATCGGGCCTGGTCGAGCAAGGCTTTGCTGAACTGGCCCGGCGCTGGCGGCCGATCCTCGATTGCTTCGACGCAGCGGGCGTGGACCTGTGCTACGAGATCCACCCTGGCGAAGATCTGCACGACGGTGCCTCGTTCGAGCGCTTCCTGGAAGCGGTCGAGCATCATCCACGGGCAGCGATTCTCTATGACCCCAGCCACCTGTTGCTGCAACAGATGGACTACCTGGGCTTCATCGACCGCTACCACGCGCGCATCCGCATGTTCCACGTCAAGGATGCCGAATTCCGCCCCGACGCCCGCTCCGGTGTCTACGGCGGTTACCAGGGTTGGGTGGATCGCCCCGGCCGGTTCCGTTCCCTGGGCGATGGACAGATCGATTTCAAGGCGATTTTCAGCAAGCTGACCCAATACGGCTTCGACGGCTGGGCGGTGCTGGAATGGGAGTGCTGCCTGAAGGATTCGCAACAGGGTGCGGCCGAAGGCGCGGCGTTTATCCAGCGGCACATGATCACCAGGACCGCCAAGGCGTTCGATGATTTTGCAGGGGTTACGGCGGATGAGGCATCCAACCGGCGGTTGTTGGGGTTGCCTCCAATGCCGATGACGTAA